One part of the Cyanobacterium stanieri LEGE 03274 genome encodes these proteins:
- a CDS encoding Uma2 family endonuclease, which yields MVNSIESIDQTLISLDEFLKLPETKPYSEYINGKIEQKSMLQGQHSVLQGSLATAINQKVLENKIAYAFPELRCTFGGRSLVPDISVFTWQRIPKNEKGKIANRFLTYPDWVIEILSPEQSANKVMRKIMFCLGEGTKLGWLIDTEDESVMILKPNQFPEIKVEKEILPVLDDIKNLDLSVEKMFSWLSF from the coding sequence ATGGTTAATTCTATCGAGTCCATTGATCAAACATTAATAAGTTTAGATGAATTTCTCAAACTGCCTGAAACTAAGCCTTATAGTGAATATATTAATGGAAAAATAGAACAAAAATCCATGCTCCAAGGACAACATAGCGTCTTACAAGGCAGTTTAGCCACTGCAATTAATCAAAAAGTTTTAGAAAACAAAATCGCCTATGCCTTTCCTGAATTAAGATGTACCTTTGGGGGGCGATCGTTAGTACCAGATATATCAGTTTTCACATGGCAACGTATTCCTAAAAATGAAAAAGGGAAAATTGCCAATCGTTTTTTAACTTATCCAGATTGGGTAATTGAAATTTTGTCCCCCGAACAATCTGCCAATAAAGTTATGCGAAAAATTATGTTTTGTCTGGGGGAGGGAACAAAACTCGGTTGGTTAATTGATACAGAGGATGAATCAGTAATGATTCTTAAGCCGAATCAATTTCCAGAAATTAAAGTAGAAAAGGAAATTTTACCTGTTTTAGATGATATTAAAAACTTAGATTTATCCGTAGAAAAAATGTTCAGTTGGTTATCTTTTTAG